The following proteins are encoded in a genomic region of Neurospora crassa OR74A linkage group VI, whole genome shotgun sequence:
- a CDS encoding K(+)/H(+) antiporter 1, which yields MASAITDAVLKTVIRAVAATSSNTSSNATIPSVNGQAGVLEGANPIKYSASAPITLFIIQAGIVIIFCQLLAYPLQWINQPKVIAEVIGGILLGPSVMMRIPGFEAAIFPKESMPVFNNVANLGLIIFLFLVALEVDMRMFTSNWKVALSVGLAGMILPFGLGFGIAWGLYHQFHNDGTTVPISFGVYGLFIGTALAITAFPVLCRILTELKLLRSNVGVTVLAAGIGNDVTGWILLALCVALVNNNSGLAALWALLCCIGWILFLVFAVRPPFMWWVRRTGSLQNGPMQGVVALTLLLVLFSAFFTNIIGIHAIFGAFLVGLICPHEGGFAIKMTEKIEDLISVLFLPLYFALSGLSTNLGLLNDGITWGYVIGVITCAFAGKIIGGTLAARANKLLWRESFTIGSLMSCKGLVELIVLNIGLQAKILSQRTFTIFVVMALVTTVATTPLTKALYPPWYQRKVERWRRGEIDWDENPLVPNESGSNISDPSKPIGDQSSIQRMLVYLRLDSLPSLFAFITLLSPQAKPSEVEPTDKGSNPCPPTRKQKKTLEVHGLRLIELTDRTSSVMQVTEGIAGEEEEELYSLRDPVINTFRTFASLSSPSMSNNVAVSGRVAIVPESSYAETLASYAADTQSEFVLIPWSEYGSLTDWDQPLSVLAGAAGANAGNDRFKGNVHLVEFMHKTLAEAERVCNAGILIDNGFGGFGTCRTRVQGLLRSQHHHTSSQDQDQPTIIIKNRTHHVFLPFIGGADDRVALNLVLQLLGNNDNVTATVVHLKYTASTSNMKGEDEDTKLLATFRDSLPVEFASRVVFEESNLTEGKNDLVGTVLGLANVTVGQQQKKKEKKGGGAGDVVVVGRRHAVVDSIEAIAGGSGAGAGGSNSSRVDVGGGSANGGGLDLGRTVGVVAEGLLVTGPVNASVLVVQAGGKRK from the exons ATGGCCTCAGCCATAACAGACGCAGTCCTCAAGACCGTCATCCGAGCCGTCGCTGCGACTTCATCGAATACCTCTTCAAATGCGACAATTCCAAGCGTCAACGGCCAGGCCGGTGTTCTCGAGGGAGCCAACCCAATAAAATACAGCGCCTCGGCTCCCATTACCTTGTTCATCATCCAAGCCGgtatcgtcatcatctttTGCCAACTACTCGCTTATCCACTGCAATGGATCAATCAGCCCAAAGTCATTGCCGAAGTCATTGGCGGCATTCTACTCGGTCCCTCCGTCATGATGAGAATACCCGGTTTTGAAGCTG CCATATTCCCCAAAGAATCCATGCCCGTCTTCAACAACGTCGCCAACCTCggcctcatcatcttcctcttccttgtcgCCCTCGAAGTCGACATGCGCATGTTCACCTCCAACTGGAAAGTCGCCCTCTCCGTCGGTCTCGCCGGCATGATCCTCCCTTTCGGATTAGGTTTCGGCATCGCCTGGGGTTTATACCACCAGTTCCACAACGACGGGACCACTGTGCCTATTAGCTTTGGCGTTTACGGTCTCTTCATTGGCACTGCACTCGCCATCACTGCGTTCCCCGTGCTATGTCGTATTTTGACTGAACTCAAGCTGTTGAGAAGCAACGTGGGCGTGACGGTGTTGGCGGCGGGGATTGGGAATGATGTTACCGGCTGGATTTTGCTGGCGCTTTGCGTAGCGTTggtgaacaacaacagcggaCTGGCGGCGCTATGGGCGCTACTGTGCTGTATTGGGTGGATTCTGTTTTTGGTGTTTGCCGTGAGACCGCCATTTATGTGGTGGGTGAGGAGGACGGGGAGCTTGCAGAATGGACCGATGCAGGGGGTGGTTGCGCTGACGTTGCTTCTCGTTCTCTTTTCTGCGTTTTTCACGA ACATCATCGGCATCCACGCCATCTTTGGCGCATTCCTCGTCGGATTGATTTGCCCGCATGAGGGCGGCTTTGCCATCAAGATGACGGAAAAGATTGAAGACCTCATCtccgtcctcttccttcctctctacTTCGCCCTCTCTGGTCTAAGCACCAACCTTGGTCTCCTTAACGATGGGATCACATGGGGCTACGTGATCGGGGTCATTACCTGCGCCTTCGCCGGCAAGATCATTGGCGGAACTCTCGCCGCTCGTGCTAACAAGCTCCTCTGGCGCGAATCCTTCACCATCGGAAGTCTGATGAGCTGCAAGGGTCTCGTCGAGCTTATCGTCTTGAACATCGGTCTCCAAGCCAAGATCCTCTCCCAAAGAACCTTCACCATTTTCGTCGTCATGGCCCTCGTCACCACTGTTGCCACCACCCCTCTCACCAAAGCCTTGTATCCCCCATGGTACCAGCGTAAAGTCGAGAGATGGCGCCGCGGTGAAATTGACTGGGACGAAAACCCTCTTGTTCCCAACGAATCGGGCTCCAACATCTCCGACCCCTCCAAACCCATCGGCGACCAATCCTCAATCCAGCGCATGCTCGTCTACCTCCGTCTCGATAGCTTACCCTCTCTCTTTGCCTTCATCACCCTCCTCAGCCCCCAGGCCAAGCCCTCCGAGGTTGAACCCACCGACAAAGGCAGCAACCCTTGTCCTCCCACCCGCAAGCAGAAAAAAACCCTCGAAGTCCACGGCCTCCGCCTCATCGAGCTCACAGACCGCACCTCCTCCGTCATGCAAGTAACCGAAGGCATAGCcggcgaagaggaggaggagctttATTCGTTGCGCGACCCCGTGATCAACACCTTTCGCACTTTTGCCTCTTTGTCGTCACCGAGCATGTCCAACAACGTGGCTGTTTCCGGGCGCGTAGCCATCGTTCCCGAGTCTTCGTATGCTGAGACGCTCGCTTCGTACGCGGCAGATACGCAGTCGGAGTTTGTGCTGATTCCTTGGAGCGAGTATGGGAGTTTGACGGATTGGGATCAACCTCTCTCGGTActggctggtgctgctggtgctaaTGCAGGCAATGATCGGTTCAAAGGTAATGTTCATCTAGTAGAGTTTATGCATAAAACTCTGGCAGAGGCAGAGAGGGTGTGTAACGCGGGGATTTTGATCGATAATGGTTTTGGTGGGTTTGGTACATGCCGTACTCGGGTCCAAGGTCTGCTACGctctcaacatcaccatACATCAtcccaagaccaagaccaaccaaccatcatcatcaaaaaCCGCACACACCACGTCTTCCTCCCTTTCATCGGCGGCGCAGATGATCGTGTGGCTCTAAACTTGGTCCTCCAATTACTtggcaacaacgacaacgtgACTGCTACTGTTGTTCATCTCAAGTATaccgcctccacctccaaTATGAAGGGGGAAGATGAGGACACAAAACTGCTAGCGACGTTCCGCGATTCGTTGCCAGTGGAATTCGCGTCGCGCGTGGTCTTTGAGGAATCGAACTTGACAGAGGGCAAGAATGACTTGGTGGGAACGGTCCTGGGATTAGCGAACGTTACGGTGGGACAacaacagaagaagaaggagaagaagggcggagGGGCGGGtgatgtggtggttgtgggaCGGAGGCATGCGGTTGTTGATAGCATTGAGGCAATtgctggtggtagtggtgctggtgctggtggtagtAACAGTAGTCGGGTGGATGTGGGTGGTGGGAGTGCGAATGGAGGGGGGTTGGATTTGGGAAGGACGGTGGGTGTTGTGGCGGAGGGATTGTTAGTTACGGGGCCGGTTAATGCGAGTGTTTTGGTGGTGCAGGCTGgtgggaagaggaagtag